Proteins encoded together in one Chitinophaga sp. LS1 window:
- a CDS encoding PKD domain-containing protein: MMPRSVLFFFFLLITTSVYAQSPTVTSFTPTTICQGGQVIITGNNFTGIQNVVLGSRAAAGFTINNATTITATVAEDATTGGVSVEGISGGGTLTIKPSPKPSLKDLNTLDAPFTNCNGNNNYTLKVENSSVVTGTGNNYEINWGDGSPTFTQMDWASGSQLTHAYSSQGYFVLTIKITPTNGCTRITTYQFYNGQNPLASLTTSTSTTGLCAPAAVEFQIGNWFTNSPGTEYILDYGDGTTPQTLTHPLNATNTVFKISHTYTKSSCPKADYTATLYTRNACYTTTYTLNQIVIRSKPVADFTVKPTICVNEDLCVTNKSNTGTSGNYCSSNTDYLWDFGDGFTSTLRDPACHKYAAAGPYRITLTATSVTCGSDTKYIDIIVLPISPKPTVTTPVVYCQGATATALTATGTNIKWYTAGGSQLPNAPTPSTTSAGNTTYYATQTLTGQCESEQTPIVVTVNALPAKPVVTTPVTLCQNTTASPLTATGTNLKWYDAGGTPLPSAPTPSTTNIGTTKYYVSQTTNNCEGPRAEIDVIIGTFPITPTVTTPVNYCQGQAAGPLTASGTGLKWYDANNVLLPGAPTPSTATPGSTTYSVSQSNGCGESPKASITVNVNPAPTATISYSSAVLCNATASAVVNVNQTGSTGGVYSISPAGMTINSSTGTLTPAGASPGNYTIRYTVTGTGGCANVVATATVTVNGTPDATISYRAICSADGITAVTLSGSAGGIFSSTAGLNLNATTGAITPATSTPGNYMVTYTIAATPPCPGFQTTANVTITKAPVANISYTPATLCNTSTSTPVNVTRTGDAGGAYSISPSGLIIDPSTGTLSPAGAAPGNYTIRYTLTGTGGCANVTATTTVNVSGTPTATIQYTGSPYCGDISTPQPVTHTGTTGGIFSSTAGLSLNTTTGAITPATSTPGNYIVTYTIAAAPPCPGFQTTTNITITRPPAAAISYTPATLCNTSTSTPVNVTRTGDAGGAYSISPSGLTIDPATGTLNPAGATPGNYTIRYTLPGGNGCANVTATTIVNVSSTPNATISYAGSPYCGNISTPQPVTNTGTTGGIFSAPTGLSINATTGAITPAASTPGTYTVTYTIATLSPCPGFTTTTNITIYESPVINFPIPDQAVCSGTSATFTPVSSVSNTIYSWAVSGTLPSNVTGISNGDFTGDLSLLFTNKGNNDVIITVRVTPFNPLQTTCAGVACNIHITVHPEVPAPAVSDVSTCMGGASVTLQATALPGHTIRWYDAQQALLPSAPVITTTDSVRLQYYANQRSSFGCEGPKVSVIAIVHPTLKITGADFTNPLACGIPSGTIVLQTRDLNDQIVANIPVIVHYKKFNTALVATGFTDSDGKITLSLTAGSYTDFYAESTGGCTTAHLNDVFVLKDPDPPAKPVAGYNPPICSETPLTLTALSATSPQAGDIEFVWAGPAFGPYPDTVNNSVVTFPSASVSDAGTYVVYATQHNCISAADSFIVVINRSPSKPVISTRNPLCVGDELYLSATSGIGDNSTLTYLWTGPGRGFPVNGTHAGIDKVALTDAGRYAITVTSSETGCASTTDTLIEIGNYPILHFATDTLILPTGFNIQPDPVLTNASEPGILPMQSYIWTPADDLQCNDALCDKPLLTVKNDACYAVKATNIYGCSGSDTICVRAFCKEAQVFVPNAFTPDGLPENRILMVRASGISAVKSFRVFNRWGRVMYERSNFAPNSSEFGWNGYINGKKADTGVYVYTVEVVCENGTPYTLKGNVTLF; this comes from the coding sequence ATGATGCCCCGTAGTGTCTTGTTCTTCTTTTTCTTACTGATAACCACCTCTGTCTATGCACAATCTCCTACCGTTACCTCTTTCACTCCCACGACTATCTGCCAGGGGGGCCAGGTCATAATTACAGGCAACAATTTCACAGGTATTCAAAATGTGGTTTTAGGCTCCCGGGCAGCAGCAGGTTTTACTATCAACAACGCCACTACTATTACAGCCACTGTAGCGGAAGATGCGACCACTGGCGGCGTCAGTGTAGAGGGCATAAGCGGAGGCGGCACCCTAACCATCAAACCTTCGCCCAAACCTTCCCTGAAAGATCTCAATACCCTGGATGCACCTTTTACAAACTGTAACGGAAATAATAACTATACCCTGAAGGTGGAAAACTCCTCCGTGGTGACGGGCACCGGTAATAACTATGAGATCAACTGGGGCGATGGAAGTCCCACGTTTACACAAATGGATTGGGCATCGGGATCGCAGTTAACACATGCCTATAGTTCACAGGGGTATTTCGTATTGACAATAAAAATCACCCCTACAAATGGTTGTACCAGAATCACTACCTACCAGTTTTACAATGGTCAGAACCCATTGGCAAGTCTGACCACCTCTACCTCCACTACAGGCCTTTGTGCACCGGCAGCAGTAGAGTTCCAGATCGGCAACTGGTTCACTAACTCACCAGGCACGGAGTATATCCTGGATTATGGAGATGGCACCACTCCTCAGACATTAACACATCCATTGAATGCGACAAATACCGTATTTAAAATCTCTCATACCTATACAAAATCTTCCTGTCCCAAGGCGGATTACACCGCTACTTTATATACCAGGAATGCCTGTTACACGACCACGTATACCCTGAACCAGATTGTGATACGCTCTAAACCGGTGGCAGATTTCACTGTCAAACCTACGATATGTGTGAATGAGGATTTATGTGTCACCAATAAATCCAATACAGGTACGAGTGGAAATTATTGTAGTTCCAATACAGACTATCTATGGGATTTTGGAGATGGATTTACTTCTACACTAAGAGATCCTGCTTGTCATAAGTATGCAGCAGCAGGTCCTTACAGAATTACACTGACAGCGACCAGTGTAACCTGTGGTTCGGATACGAAATACATCGACATTATCGTATTACCCATTTCTCCCAAACCTACGGTGACAACGCCGGTGGTATATTGTCAGGGCGCAACAGCGACAGCGCTGACGGCGACTGGTACGAATATAAAATGGTATACAGCCGGGGGAAGCCAATTACCCAATGCACCGACACCATCTACAACCAGTGCAGGGAACACCACTTATTATGCCACACAAACATTGACGGGACAATGTGAAAGTGAGCAGACACCTATTGTGGTAACTGTAAATGCATTGCCGGCAAAACCCGTAGTGACCACGCCCGTAACGCTTTGTCAGAATACGACAGCTTCCCCATTAACAGCGACCGGAACAAATTTAAAATGGTACGATGCAGGTGGCACACCACTGCCCAGCGCGCCGACACCATCAACGACGAACATTGGCACAACTAAATATTATGTAAGTCAGACGACGAATAATTGTGAAGGACCGAGAGCTGAGATCGATGTGATCATAGGTACATTTCCCATCACACCAACAGTGACCACACCGGTCAATTATTGCCAGGGACAGGCAGCAGGTCCATTGACAGCAAGTGGCACCGGGTTAAAATGGTATGATGCCAATAATGTATTATTACCGGGCGCTCCTACCCCATCTACAGCTACACCGGGTAGTACGACTTATTCCGTGAGTCAGAGTAATGGTTGCGGAGAAAGTCCGAAAGCCTCCATCACAGTGAATGTCAATCCTGCACCGACAGCGACTATCAGCTATTCGTCTGCAGTATTGTGCAATGCAACCGCAAGCGCAGTAGTCAATGTCAATCAAACAGGAAGTACCGGTGGTGTGTACAGTATTTCGCCGGCAGGCATGACGATCAATTCATCTACCGGCACGCTGACTCCAGCGGGTGCCTCACCGGGAAATTATACCATCCGATATACGGTAACAGGTACAGGTGGTTGTGCAAATGTAGTAGCAACAGCGACTGTTACGGTCAATGGTACGCCTGATGCAACGATCAGCTATCGGGCTATCTGTTCTGCTGATGGTATAACGGCAGTTACTTTAAGTGGCAGTGCAGGGGGAATATTTTCTTCTACAGCAGGGTTGAACCTCAATGCCACTACAGGAGCGATCACACCTGCTACCAGTACACCGGGTAATTATATGGTCACTTATACGATCGCAGCAACACCACCTTGCCCGGGCTTCCAGACCACCGCCAATGTTACTATTACAAAAGCACCTGTAGCCAATATCAGTTATACACCCGCTACTTTATGTAATACCAGCACAAGCACGCCTGTAAATGTAACACGCACTGGCGATGCCGGTGGTGCCTATAGTATTTCGCCATCAGGATTGATAATTGATCCATCTACCGGAACACTATCCCCTGCTGGTGCTGCACCGGGGAATTATACCATCCGATATACATTAACAGGTACAGGTGGTTGTGCGAATGTAACAGCGACAACTACTGTCAATGTAAGCGGCACACCGACTGCAACAATACAATATACCGGTAGTCCTTACTGCGGAGATATCAGTACACCACAGCCAGTAACACATACAGGTACTACAGGGGGAATATTTTCTTCTACAGCAGGGTTGAGCCTCAATACCACTACAGGAGCTATTACACCTGCTACAAGTACACCGGGTAATTATATTGTCACGTATACGATTGCCGCAGCCCCACCTTGTCCGGGTTTTCAAACGACAACGAATATTACGATCACCAGACCACCTGCTGCCGCCATCAGTTATACACCCGCTACTTTATGTAATACCAGCACAAGCACGCCTGTAAATGTAACACGCACTGGCGATGCCGGTGGTGCCTATAGTATTTCGCCATCAGGATTGACCATCGATCCTGCTACCGGAACTTTAAACCCTGCTGGTGCTACGCCCGGAAATTATACAATTCGCTATACCCTGCCTGGTGGCAACGGTTGCGCAAATGTAACTGCGACCACGATTGTCAATGTAAGCAGTACACCCAATGCAACGATATCATATGCCGGCAGTCCTTACTGCGGAAATATCAGTACACCACAACCGGTGACAAATACAGGTACTACAGGGGGAATATTTTCTGCCCCCACAGGTTTGAGTATCAATGCCACTACAGGGGCTATTACCCCAGCGGCAAGTACACCAGGTACTTATACGGTTACTTATACAATTGCAACATTAAGCCCCTGTCCGGGATTTACGACCACTACAAATATCACCATCTATGAAAGTCCGGTGATCAATTTCCCTATCCCTGATCAGGCTGTCTGCTCTGGTACGTCTGCTACTTTCACCCCGGTTTCATCTGTTTCAAATACAATCTATTCCTGGGCCGTTTCCGGCACTTTGCCTTCAAATGTGACTGGAATTAGCAATGGTGATTTTACGGGCGATTTAAGCCTCTTATTTACAAACAAAGGGAATAATGATGTCATCATCACTGTAAGGGTCACGCCTTTCAATCCTCTGCAAACTACCTGCGCCGGTGTTGCATGCAATATTCATATCACGGTGCATCCTGAAGTGCCGGCGCCGGCTGTCAGTGATGTGAGCACCTGTATGGGAGGAGCTTCTGTCACGCTGCAGGCCACTGCCCTGCCGGGGCATACCATTCGCTGGTATGATGCACAACAGGCATTACTGCCTTCGGCACCCGTTATCACTACGACTGATTCCGTTCGTTTGCAATACTATGCCAACCAGCGCAGCAGCTTTGGCTGTGAAGGGCCTAAGGTAAGTGTGATCGCCATTGTGCATCCTACTTTAAAGATCACTGGTGCGGACTTTACCAATCCTCTTGCCTGTGGCATTCCTTCAGGCACCATCGTATTGCAGACCAGGGATCTGAATGACCAGATCGTTGCGAATATCCCCGTCATCGTTCACTATAAAAAATTCAACACGGCACTGGTAGCTACCGGTTTTACCGATAGCGATGGCAAGATCACCCTCTCACTGACCGCTGGCAGTTACACTGATTTTTATGCAGAAAGTACAGGTGGTTGTACCACTGCACATCTGAATGATGTCTTCGTTTTAAAAGATCCTGATCCACCGGCAAAACCGGTAGCAGGCTACAATCCGCCTATCTGCAGCGAGACCCCATTGACATTGACAGCGCTGTCAGCAACCAGTCCGCAGGCTGGCGACATCGAATTCGTATGGGCAGGTCCCGCCTTTGGCCCTTACCCGGATACGGTGAATAATTCTGTCGTGACATTCCCTTCCGCCAGCGTTTCGGATGCAGGTACCTATGTGGTGTATGCCACTCAACACAACTGTATCTCCGCCGCCGATAGCTTTATTGTGGTAATCAACCGGTCTCCGTCAAAACCTGTGATCAGTACCCGCAACCCACTCTGTGTAGGCGATGAGCTGTACTTAAGCGCCACCAGCGGTATTGGTGATAACTCTACCCTGACCTATCTCTGGACAGGCCCCGGCCGCGGTTTTCCCGTGAATGGTACACATGCCGGCATTGACAAGGTAGCACTGACTGATGCAGGCAGATATGCCATAACCGTGACTTCCAGTGAAACAGGTTGTGCATCTACCACAGATACGTTGATTGAAATCGGGAACTACCCGATCCTACATTTTGCAACAGATACACTTATTCTTCCTACCGGGTTCAACATCCAACCCGATCCTGTCCTGACGAACGCCAGTGAACCCGGTATCCTGCCTATGCAAAGCTACATCTGGACACCGGCCGATGATCTGCAATGCAATGATGCACTGTGTGACAAACCTTTATTGACAGTTAAGAACGATGCCTGTTATGCCGTAAAAGCCACCAATATATACGGTTGTAGTGGCAGCGATACGATCTGTGTACGGGCCTTCTGTAAAGAGGCACAGGTCTTTGTTCCCAATGCTTTTACACCTGATGGTCTGCCGGAAAACAGGATACTGATGGTACGCGCCAGCGGTATCTCTGCCGTGAAATCTTTCAGGGTATTTAACCGCTGGGGCAGGGTAATGTACGAGCGGAGCAACTTCGCACCAAACAGCAGTGAGTTTGGCTGGAACGGGTATATCAACGGCAAGAAAGCAGATACAGGTGTGTATGTCTACACCGTAGAAGTTGTCTGCGAGAATGGTACCCCTTATACATTGAAAGGGAATGTAACATTATTCTAA
- a CDS encoding carboxypeptidase-like regulatory domain-containing protein — MKKYIVSIPEPCTVPLQDMTPMPGGKYCSSCQKQVVDFSGMTNQQMITYFEKHPNCCGSFLPSQLDKEIIIKPGRTWMPAALIAGMLALVIPESGKGQYKLTGIVHDSTSHDPLASVTVIVMDRQGKTTNTGTTTNADGTFSLLIPEEYETGLKVQLRYVGYEIKEVTVPEKQLKANEPTRWVLDMSAAVLGMPAIVYVKSSRWKRFMHKIFR, encoded by the coding sequence ATGAAAAAATATATTGTCTCGATCCCAGAACCATGTACTGTTCCTTTGCAGGATATGACTCCAATGCCCGGAGGCAAATATTGTAGCAGTTGTCAAAAGCAGGTGGTAGATTTTTCCGGCATGACCAATCAGCAAATGATCACTTATTTTGAAAAGCATCCTAACTGCTGCGGAAGTTTTCTGCCTTCGCAGTTAGATAAGGAGATAATAATAAAACCTGGTCGTACCTGGATGCCGGCGGCCCTGATAGCAGGTATGCTGGCGCTGGTGATCCCTGAAAGCGGAAAGGGACAATATAAACTTACAGGGATTGTACACGACTCAACGAGTCACGATCCTTTAGCATCAGTAACTGTAATAGTAATGGACCGGCAGGGTAAAACAACCAATACAGGCACTACCACCAATGCAGATGGAACATTTAGTTTGTTAATACCTGAAGAATATGAGACGGGATTAAAAGTGCAATTGCGATACGTAGGTTATGAAATAAAAGAGGTCACTGTACCTGAAAAGCAACTGAAGGCAAATGAACCTACACGTTGGGTGCTCGATATGAGTGCGGCGGTATTGGGAATGCCTGCTATTGTGTATGTAAAATCAAGTAGATGGAAGCGATTCATGCATAAAATATTTAGATAA